Proteins co-encoded in one Sulfurimonas sp. HSL1-2 genomic window:
- a CDS encoding SDR family NAD(P)-dependent oxidoreductase → MKSLAGKRAFVSGATSGIGEACARRLAEAGADLVLHGRDPAKLETLKSALSEYGVVIDTLSFDVRNRQAAEAAMRALLEETVIDILVNNAGLALGLSPIDAGSVDQWEEMIDANIKGLLYVSRAVIPQMRSRNCGHILNIGSIAGKMTYPGGNVYCATKSAVHALTEAMNIDLTGTAVRVGNIAPGAVETNFSTTRFSGDKAQADAVYEGYEPLYADDIADLALYILQAPSHVNIQDVLIMPTAQRNPYVLSRNG, encoded by the coding sequence GTGAAATCATTAGCAGGAAAACGTGCCTTTGTCAGCGGGGCGACGTCGGGCATAGGCGAAGCGTGCGCACGCCGGCTGGCCGAAGCGGGGGCGGACCTGGTTCTGCACGGGCGCGATCCGGCAAAGCTGGAGACGCTCAAGTCGGCACTGTCGGAATACGGCGTCGTGATTGATACCTTGTCTTTCGATGTCCGCAACCGGCAGGCAGCCGAGGCTGCAATGCGCGCTTTGTTGGAGGAGACCGTTATCGATATTCTGGTCAACAATGCCGGCCTGGCGCTGGGACTTTCTCCCATCGATGCAGGCAGTGTAGACCAGTGGGAAGAGATGATCGATGCAAATATCAAGGGTCTGCTCTATGTCAGCCGGGCCGTCATCCCGCAGATGCGTTCGCGCAATTGCGGCCATATCCTCAACATAGGCTCCATCGCCGGGAAGATGACCTATCCGGGCGGTAATGTCTACTGTGCGACAAAATCGGCCGTCCATGCCTTGACGGAGGCGATGAATATAGACCTGACGGGGACGGCCGTACGGGTCGGCAACATCGCACCGGGAGCGGTGGAGACGAACTTCTCGACGACCCGTTTTTCGGGTGACAAGGCTCAGGCCGACGCGGTCTACGAGGGGTACGAGCCGCTGTATGCCGACGATATCGCCGATCTGGCACTATACATTCTGCAGGCACCGTCGCATGTCAATATCCAGGACGTGCTGATCATGCCGACGGCGCAGCGCAACCCCTACGTCCTGAGCCGCAACGGCTGA